In Candidatus Eisenbacteria bacterium, one genomic interval encodes:
- the mutL gene encoding DNA mismatch repair endonuclease MutL, with translation MTTVSAPTIRRLAPDTAARIAAGEVIERPLSALKEILENALDSGARRIEVVVERSLDHRFSVADDGHGIGANELELSLERHATSKLTALEDLDHLRTLGFRGEALPSIAAVSRLTLTSRPPDADAAAQLMADAGSITALGTAARAHGTTVEVRDLFFNTPARRKFLSSPAGELRAALRLVEHYGLAYPEVAFRVVVDGRQRLDWAAAAGQGLAAIRERATSAWGARHAGQRLEVEAEKNGVRLTALLGLPEHGRANREGQTFLINRRWIQSPLLSQALRQAYGNLLPAGRFPAAALWLDVPSDRLDVNVHPTKREVRFADDDTVFSLVAGACAQQLAHLHPPFTVVYGTQPEPRWAERANAPIEDPSQLGLELGSARPSGSSLVSSAGAATDPDASARWGEAGGAGIVRDASRASEGGEFAMAGASSAGPAPAGLGEPELWQLHRTYILAPVRGGLVIIDQHAAHERVLFEEAMTRLTGRPGVSQRMLFPTTADLTQDRFDLLLELGPWLEMLGWDLSPLSPPTVAIQGTPPNVGPEHAVELLQDLLDGVGESTGRDALADVAERVARSFACHAAVRAGDPLTLDEMRMLVDRLFATSRPHGDPHGRPTFVRLDLDELHRRFGRS, from the coding sequence ATGACGACCGTCTCCGCGCCCACGATCCGCCGACTGGCCCCCGACACCGCTGCGCGTATCGCCGCAGGTGAGGTGATCGAGCGTCCGTTGTCGGCGCTCAAGGAGATCCTCGAGAACGCGCTCGACTCGGGCGCCCGCCGTATCGAGGTGGTCGTCGAACGCTCGCTCGATCATCGGTTCTCGGTCGCGGACGACGGGCACGGCATCGGCGCGAACGAGCTGGAACTGTCGCTCGAGCGACACGCGACCAGTAAGCTCACGGCGCTCGAGGACCTCGATCATCTGCGCACGCTCGGATTTCGCGGCGAGGCGTTACCGAGCATCGCGGCAGTGAGTCGGTTGACGCTCACCAGTCGTCCGCCGGATGCCGATGCGGCCGCGCAGTTGATGGCGGACGCGGGATCGATCACGGCGCTCGGCACCGCGGCACGTGCACACGGCACCACCGTCGAAGTCCGAGATCTGTTCTTCAATACCCCTGCGCGTCGCAAGTTCCTCAGCTCACCCGCCGGCGAATTGCGTGCGGCGCTTCGGTTGGTCGAGCACTACGGGCTTGCGTACCCGGAGGTCGCGTTCCGGGTCGTCGTGGACGGACGCCAGCGGCTCGACTGGGCGGCGGCCGCCGGCCAGGGACTGGCCGCGATCCGGGAACGTGCGACCTCGGCATGGGGCGCGCGACACGCCGGCCAGCGACTCGAAGTCGAGGCCGAGAAGAACGGCGTGCGGCTCACAGCTCTGCTCGGCCTGCCTGAGCACGGCCGAGCGAATCGAGAGGGGCAGACGTTCCTCATCAATCGTCGCTGGATCCAGAGCCCTCTGCTGTCGCAGGCATTGCGCCAGGCCTATGGAAATCTGTTGCCCGCGGGGCGCTTCCCGGCCGCGGCGCTATGGCTCGACGTGCCATCGGACCGGCTCGACGTGAACGTGCATCCCACGAAGCGCGAGGTGCGATTCGCGGACGATGACACCGTATTCTCGCTGGTGGCGGGCGCCTGCGCGCAACAACTGGCGCATCTTCACCCGCCGTTCACCGTGGTCTACGGCACGCAGCCCGAACCCCGATGGGCCGAGCGCGCGAACGCCCCCATCGAAGACCCTTCTCAGCTCGGACTCGAACTGGGATCTGCGCGACCGAGTGGCTCCAGTCTCGTGAGCTCCGCGGGCGCGGCGACGGATCCGGACGCTTCGGCACGCTGGGGGGAAGCGGGCGGCGCGGGCATCGTACGTGATGCGTCGCGTGCTTCCGAGGGCGGCGAGTTCGCGATGGCGGGCGCGTCGAGCGCCGGTCCCGCCCCTGCCGGGCTCGGCGAGCCCGAACTCTGGCAACTGCATCGCACGTATATTCTCGCACCGGTGCGCGGCGGGCTCGTGATCATCGACCAGCACGCCGCACATGAGCGCGTCTTGTTCGAGGAGGCAATGACGCGCTTGACGGGCCGCCCCGGAGTCTCCCAGCGCATGCTGTTTCCAACCACCGCAGACCTGACACAGGACCGATTCGACTTGCTGCTCGAACTCGGCCCGTGGCTCGAGATGCTGGGATGGGACCTGAGCCCCCTGAGTCCGCCGACGGTGGCAATCCAGGGGACTCCTCCGAATGTCGGTCCCGAACATGCGGTGGAATTGCTTCAAGACCTCCTCGATGGGGTAGGGGAGTCGACCGGACGCGACGCGCTTGCCGATGTCGCCGAACGCGTCGCTCGCTCGTTCGCCTGCCATGCGGCGGTGCGAGCCGGGGACCCGCTGACGCTCGACGAGATGCGAATGCTGGTCGATCGGTTGTTCGCGACTTCACGGCCGCACGGAGATCCACACGGCCGCCCGACGTTCGTGCGTCTCGATCTCGACGAGCTGCATCGCCGATTCGGTCGATCGTAG